The genomic interval GCAGGGTCCGGCTCACGTAAGCGAGTCAAGATCCCCAATGCCTGTCAGGCTCTCGGCGTCGCATGGGTCAACACCTTCGAGATGCTCCGCCGCACCGGTGTCCGCCTTGCGCTGGGCGGCACGAGCACCTGAGTGAGCCAGAGCAACCGTTGATCTACCGAGAGCTGAGCGCATCGACCCAGGCACCAGGTAGCTCGCGACCCGATAGCAACGCCTGCCATACGAGGACTCTCACAACGACTCGCTTATAGTGCGATGCAGGTCCACTCCCCCACCGCCCCGCTCAGCAACCCCCAACCCAGGCATCATGACCACCCAGACCACCCCGGCACCCACCGACGTCCCTGTTCCCGCCGGAAGCCTCCCGGCCCCGCCAGAACCCGGACAGGTCGTCCAGGTCCGCGGCTCAGTCTGGGCGGTCACCAATGTCGAGGCCCAGGGACTTCTCCGCAGCTCGGCCGACGACGGCACCGCTCGTCTCGAGCATGTCGTCGACCTCCAGTCCCTCGACGAGGACCGCATGGGTGAGGAGCTCACCGTGGTCTGGGAGCTGGAGGTCGGGCAGTCGGTGGTGCCGGACCGCGGCCTGCCTGAGACCATCGACGCGGATGCCTTCGACGGTCCCGACACGCTCGGCGCCTTCGTCGACGCCGTGCGCTGGGGCACCGTCACCTCCGCCGACCCCAAGGCCTTCCAGGCGCCCTTCCGCTCCGGGGCCACCTTGGAGCCCTACCAGCTCGAGCCCCTGCGCCGGGCACTGGCAGCCCCGCGTACGAACCTCCTACTGGCCGACGACGTCGGCCTGGGTAAGACGATCGAGGCGGGCCTGGTGGTCCAGGAACTGCTGCTGCGCCACCGTGCCCGCTCTGTCATCATCGTGTGCCCACCGAGCCTGGCCCTCAAGTGGCGCGACGAGATGCGCGAGAAGTTCGGCCTCGACTTCGTCATCGTGGACTCGGCCCGCATGGCCAGCGACCGGCGCACCTACGGGCTGGCCGCCAACCCACTGCGCCTCCACCCGCGCGTCATCGTCTCCATGGCATGGCTGCCCGGCGTACGCGCCCAGCGACTCCTGCGCGAGGTCCTGGCCGACGCCGCCCGGTCCGGCACGGCCCGCTCCTACGCCTTCGACGTGCTCGTCGTCGACGAGGCGCACCATGTAGCCCCGGCGGCCCCCTCGGCGGTGGGCGGTGGACGCGGCTACGCGGTCGACTCCCAACGCACCCGCGCGCTGCGGCGCCTGGCCGAGAACTGCGAGCACCGCCTCTTCCTGTCGGCCACACCCCACAACGGGTACACCGAGTCCTTCTCCGCCCTGCTGGAAATGATCGACCCGCGTCGCTTTGCCCGCGGCGCCAGCATCGACACCACCGCCCTGGACGAGGTGACGGTGCGCCGCCTGAAGTCGCAGATCAAGGAGAAGGACTTCCGCAACCGCCAGGTCAAGGTCCTGCCCTATGACGCGTCCCCCGATGAGGAGCAGGCCTACGCCACCCTCGACGGCCTCCTGCGGGACTCCGGCCGCTCGCAGGGTCGCCGCCACCTGGACATCGCCGCGCTCCTGCTCAAGAAGCGCTTGCTGTCCAGCCCCTGGGCCTTTGCACAGACCCTGGAGCGCTACCTCGACCAGTCGCTCCCCGGCGGTGGCCTCGACGACTTCGACGACCTGGATGACGACTACTACACGGAGGTCATGGGCTCGGGGCAGTCCGATGAGGAGGAGGGGCTGACCGCCCAGCCGGAGATGGACACGCTCCTAGCCACCCGCGCCTCGGACCCGCTCTCAACTGCGACGCGCGAGCAACTGGAGGAACTGGCCGCGTGGGGCCGGGGCTATCAGTCCCGCCCCGACTCCCGCCTGGAGGCCCTCCTCTCCTTCCTCGACGCCGTGTGCCGGCCCGACGGGAAGACGTGGACGAATGAGCGGGTGGTCATCTTCACTGAGTACACGGATACCCTCGACTGGATCGTCTCTGTGCTGCGCCAGCAGGGTTACGGCGAGCGCCTGGAGGTGATCCGGGGATCGACCTCCGCGGAGGAGCGCGAGGAGGTCAGAGCACGCTTCACCGCGAGCCCCTCCGAGGAGAAGGTGCGCGTCCTCGTGGCCACCGACGCCGCCGGGGAGGGCATCGACCTTCAGGACTACTGCCACCGCCTGGTGAACTTCGACGTCCCCTTCAACCCCTCCCGGCTGGAGCAGCGGGTGGGGCGCATCG from Actinomyces respiraculi carries:
- a CDS encoding DUF4411 family protein — encoded protein: MYLVDANILIKVKNRYYAFDIAPGFWAWLDHAHACTVVAHETAGSGSRKRVKIPNACQALGVAWVNTFEMLRRTGVRLALGGTST
- the drmD gene encoding DISARM system SNF2-like helicase DrmD, whose protein sequence is MTTQTTPAPTDVPVPAGSLPAPPEPGQVVQVRGSVWAVTNVEAQGLLRSSADDGTARLEHVVDLQSLDEDRMGEELTVVWELEVGQSVVPDRGLPETIDADAFDGPDTLGAFVDAVRWGTVTSADPKAFQAPFRSGATLEPYQLEPLRRALAAPRTNLLLADDVGLGKTIEAGLVVQELLLRHRARSVIIVCPPSLALKWRDEMREKFGLDFVIVDSARMASDRRTYGLAANPLRLHPRVIVSMAWLPGVRAQRLLREVLADAARSGTARSYAFDVLVVDEAHHVAPAAPSAVGGGRGYAVDSQRTRALRRLAENCEHRLFLSATPHNGYTESFSALLEMIDPRRFARGASIDTTALDEVTVRRLKSQIKEKDFRNRQVKVLPYDASPDEEQAYATLDGLLRDSGRSQGRRHLDIAALLLKKRLLSSPWAFAQTLERYLDQSLPGGGLDDFDDLDDDYYTEVMGSGQSDEEEGLTAQPEMDTLLATRASDPLSTATREQLEELAAWGRGYQSRPDSRLEALLSFLDAVCRPDGKTWTNERVVIFTEYTDTLDWIVSVLRQQGYGERLEVIRGSTSAEEREEVRARFTASPSEEKVRVLVATDAAGEGIDLQDYCHRLVNFDVPFNPSRLEQRVGRIDRYGQREVPEIYYLTPTGRTGLYAGHQEFLGRLAEKIATETQDLGVVNPLIDEEVTTQFLGHALRKAPAGGGGATSRPSSGLWPARPRSTSS